A genomic stretch from uncultured Pseudodesulfovibrio sp. includes:
- a CDS encoding N-acetylneuraminate synthase family protein — protein sequence MNSITIQNQLIGPGNPTYFIADIAANHDGDLDRAVELIRLAAEAGADAAKFQHFTADKIVSQKGFDRLGNKAGHQAKWKKSISEVYADASVPRTWTAALHQACVDNGIHFFSTPYDFEAVDLLDEFVPAYKIGSGDIDWAEMLDYIAGKNKPVLLATGASSLGDVCRSVDRILQTNDQLVLMQCNTNYTGSTDNFAHIHLNVLKSYATLYPQIILGLSDHTPGLTTVLGAIALGARIIEKHFTDDDTRTGPDHGFSMTPKTWREMVDRARELEKAMGNPLKQVEANEQQTVCIQRRCLRASRPIAKGEVLTSDMVASLRPAPAGSISPWDAVHVVGLTASRDFEYGEELRWNALISE from the coding sequence ATGAATTCCATAACGATTCAGAATCAGCTCATTGGTCCGGGAAACCCCACATATTTCATTGCCGACATCGCCGCCAACCACGATGGCGACCTTGATCGAGCCGTGGAGCTCATTCGACTGGCAGCAGAAGCTGGTGCAGACGCTGCAAAGTTCCAGCACTTCACAGCAGACAAAATCGTAAGCCAGAAAGGATTTGACCGTCTGGGCAACAAAGCTGGACATCAGGCAAAGTGGAAAAAATCAATTTCAGAAGTATATGCCGATGCCTCGGTGCCACGCACATGGACTGCTGCACTGCATCAAGCATGTGTTGACAATGGTATCCACTTCTTTTCCACACCATATGATTTCGAAGCGGTTGACCTGCTGGATGAATTTGTTCCAGCTTACAAAATCGGGTCCGGTGATATCGATTGGGCAGAGATGCTTGATTATATTGCGGGGAAAAACAAACCAGTTTTATTGGCTACCGGAGCTTCGAGTCTGGGCGATGTCTGTCGATCCGTAGACCGCATTCTCCAAACCAATGACCAACTCGTTCTTATGCAGTGCAACACCAACTACACCGGCAGTACTGATAACTTTGCCCACATCCATCTCAATGTACTCAAAAGCTATGCCACCCTGTATCCCCAAATAATACTGGGATTATCGGATCACACTCCAGGGCTGACAACAGTGCTCGGTGCTATTGCATTGGGTGCGCGGATTATTGAGAAGCACTTCACCGACGACGACACAAGGACCGGTCCTGACCACGGGTTTTCTATGACCCCAAAAACGTGGCGGGAGATGGTGGACCGTGCGCGAGAACTGGAAAAAGCCATGGGAAATCCCCTCAAACAGGTAGAGGCCAACGAACAACAAACTGTCTGTATCCAACGTCGCTGTCTGCGGGCATCCCGGCCCATTGCCAAGGGAGAAGTCCTCACAAGCGACATGGTCGCCTCCTTGCGCCCAGCACCTGCAGGATCCATTTCTCCATGGGATGCAGTCCACGTTGTTGGACTAACCGCCTCCCGGGACTTTGAATACGGTGAAGAGTTGCGATGGAATGCGCTTATTTCCGAGTAA
- a CDS encoding glycosyltransferase, which produces MNYTTEHIEACICTYNEEQNITACIQSIRTAGISRIHVVDAGSEDLTVSLAKHAGAGVTISAKGLASQRQVGLEACRMPFLLYVDADDRLDPSCPLELLEELKTHHADAIQASLRVENPQSYWQRGMDSLLHYCISTPGPTTMVGRPALYRTDSLLRVGLDRSFDGVGNEDAALSIRMEAAGMRQRIGTALCYRHHPRTFMNNARAWIKYGKGDARLIQNYPKKAKAVLWHILVRYPVLRSCDMIKQGDFVLIGFPICAGLIRLIGMIVGFLNNFGTQTASNPQDSKSEQRK; this is translated from the coding sequence ATGAACTATACAACTGAACACATCGAAGCCTGCATCTGCACATATAATGAGGAGCAGAACATCACGGCCTGCATCCAATCTATCCGCACTGCCGGAATATCTCGTATTCATGTGGTAGACGCCGGTTCGGAGGACCTGACGGTCTCCCTTGCAAAACACGCTGGAGCGGGAGTAACGATTTCAGCCAAGGGTTTGGCAAGCCAGCGCCAGGTAGGACTTGAAGCCTGTAGAATGCCATTCCTGCTCTATGTAGACGCGGATGACCGTCTCGACCCTTCATGTCCCCTTGAACTGCTTGAAGAGTTGAAAACGCATCATGCCGACGCCATTCAGGCCAGTCTGCGGGTCGAAAACCCTCAAAGTTACTGGCAAAGAGGAATGGATTCCCTCTTGCACTATTGTATTTCCACCCCTGGTCCAACCACCATGGTTGGCCGCCCGGCCTTATACCGAACGGATTCCCTGCTTCGTGTGGGGCTGGACCGCAGTTTCGACGGCGTCGGGAATGAGGATGCCGCCCTTTCAATTCGTATGGAGGCAGCCGGAATGCGTCAGAGAATCGGCACAGCCCTTTGCTACCGCCACCATCCAAGAACGTTCATGAATAACGCCAGGGCGTGGATCAAATATGGCAAAGGTGACGCTCGGCTTATTCAAAATTATCCGAAAAAGGCAAAGGCTGTCCTGTGGCACATTCTGGTGCGCTATCCCGTGCTCCGCTCCTGCGACATGATCAAACAGGGAGATTTCGTACTTATTGGATTCCCTATATGCGCAGGATTGATACGTCTGATAGGAATGATCGTCGGATTCCTCAACAATTTCGGCACACAAACTGCATCAAATCCACAGGATTCAAAAAGCGAACAGAGGAAATGA
- a CDS encoding SPASM domain-containing protein, translating into MSEDWKRNLPLKVRMRIALRDGWLRYVTNPIQLYRRRHGLADRDVFGQIKIQTNYTCTRQCRFCHYGQESKPTPQVMPTEVFKSIIDSLARIDYAGSVGIFEINEPFSEKRIVEFHVLARKKLPKCWLYLASNGDLIKKGIVEELFENGLNILYLNSYDEKAVPRNLEFINSLKPEHQAMTHHMNRTYQDDWESRAGNIGQYFKGFTNNPCDIVYNLCYIKPSGTVHPCVNDFHDKVILGNVNDIDLMEIWHGQKMSQLRQHLNEGNRNCNNLCSQCDYPGYRSLPSVPMKWRIKRLFRQ; encoded by the coding sequence GTGTCAGAAGACTGGAAACGCAACCTTCCACTCAAGGTCCGCATGAGAATCGCCCTTCGGGACGGCTGGCTTCGGTACGTTACAAATCCGATACAACTCTATCGAAGACGCCATGGATTGGCTGACCGGGACGTTTTTGGGCAGATCAAGATCCAGACCAATTATACCTGTACTCGGCAATGCCGTTTCTGCCATTATGGACAGGAATCAAAACCAACGCCGCAGGTCATGCCCACAGAAGTTTTCAAGTCCATCATTGATTCTCTGGCTCGCATCGACTACGCAGGCAGTGTCGGAATTTTCGAAATCAACGAACCTTTCTCGGAAAAAAGGATAGTTGAATTCCACGTCCTTGCACGGAAAAAACTCCCCAAGTGCTGGCTCTATCTCGCCTCCAATGGCGACCTCATCAAAAAAGGAATAGTAGAAGAACTCTTTGAAAACGGGCTGAATATTCTCTACCTCAACTCGTATGATGAAAAGGCAGTTCCGAGGAATCTGGAATTCATCAACTCGCTCAAACCCGAACATCAGGCAATGACGCACCATATGAACCGGACCTATCAAGATGACTGGGAGTCTCGCGCTGGAAATATCGGTCAATACTTCAAAGGATTCACCAATAATCCTTGCGACATAGTCTACAATCTCTGCTATATAAAGCCTTCAGGAACCGTACACCCGTGCGTCAACGATTTTCATGACAAAGTAATCCTCGGCAACGTCAACGACATCGATCTCATGGAGATTTGGCACGGTCAGAAAATGTCTCAACTACGTCAGCACCTCAACGAGGGAAACCGCAATTGCAACAATCTCTGCTCCCAGTGTGACTATCCAGGATATCGCAGCCTGCCGAGCGTACCGATGAAATGGCGCATCAAAAGACTCTTTCGACAATAA
- a CDS encoding glycosyltransferase family protein, with translation MKSVIIIQARTNSSRLPGKVLQSLAGQAMIFHVLDRARQSDADDVILATSREASDDELAQRVMKQGYPVFRGSLDDVLDRFYMAALELQADTIIRLTGDCPLVDPELINRCLDRHQQGGCDYVSTAYPNPSYPDGLDVEVFSIKILEKTWKTARKPSEREHVTPYIWKHPELFRLETIASPTNLSHLRWTVDEPQDMEFMQQIFTRIDPGTARMKDVLAILKSNPKIQDINHDIARNEGYLASLENDAKVAKG, from the coding sequence ATGAAGAGCGTTATCATCATTCAAGCCCGCACCAATTCTTCCCGGCTGCCTGGCAAGGTGCTGCAATCACTGGCTGGACAGGCCATGATCTTTCACGTTCTTGATCGCGCCCGACAAAGTGATGCTGACGATGTGATACTGGCAACGTCCCGTGAAGCAAGCGACGATGAACTCGCCCAACGAGTAATGAAGCAAGGATATCCCGTTTTCAGAGGAAGCCTTGATGATGTCCTCGACAGATTTTACATGGCCGCTCTTGAACTCCAGGCGGACACGATCATCCGCCTCACCGGCGATTGCCCATTGGTGGACCCGGAACTGATCAATCGCTGCCTGGACAGGCACCAGCAAGGAGGCTGTGATTACGTCAGCACCGCGTACCCCAACCCAAGCTATCCAGATGGACTTGATGTAGAGGTTTTTTCTATCAAGATACTTGAAAAAACATGGAAAACAGCTCGCAAACCATCAGAGCGTGAGCATGTCACGCCATATATCTGGAAGCATCCCGAACTGTTTCGACTTGAGACCATTGCCTCACCAACAAACCTGTCCCACTTGCGCTGGACAGTGGACGAACCTCAAGACATGGAATTCATGCAACAAATTTTTACACGAATCGATCCGGGTACAGCACGAATGAAAGACGTGTTGGCAATTCTGAAATCCAACCCGAAAATTCAGGATATCAACCACGACATAGCCCGCAATGAAGGATACCTGGCAAGCCTTGAAAATGATGCCAAGGTAGCCAAAGGATAG
- a CDS encoding SDR family oxidoreductase — protein MAHDIKAHTILITGISGMLGLNLALMLRDTNRVIGTVLAHPVKLSGVSCRQMNLADPLSITEVIEASAPDTVIHCAAMTTVDGCESDPEMAIRINGEATGLVAKASADARAKLVYISTDAVFKGDRGEYTENDHTDPVNTYGRSKLVGEALAVENHPAPLILRTNIFGLTGRPGQGLARWILDQGKANRSFTGFTDSTFTPLLVNSLGEVIMECLQSGITGIHHAASVDAMNKYNFARELLQEWGYNPTLVRQGFISDINFTAPRPTNSALDGSRLNALLHRNTGVSVQTNIRRMHALAQAGLTAELENAFHP, from the coding sequence ATGGCTCACGACATCAAAGCGCACACCATACTCATAACCGGAATCTCCGGGATGCTCGGGCTCAATCTCGCGCTCATGCTGCGCGACACCAATCGAGTCATCGGAACTGTCCTGGCTCATCCGGTAAAACTATCTGGCGTATCGTGCCGTCAAATGAATCTGGCTGACCCCCTGTCCATCACGGAGGTCATCGAGGCATCAGCCCCTGATACTGTGATCCACTGTGCAGCCATGACCACCGTAGACGGCTGTGAATCAGACCCGGAGATGGCTATACGGATCAACGGTGAAGCCACCGGCCTTGTCGCCAAGGCGAGTGCCGATGCCAGGGCAAAACTGGTATACATCTCAACGGACGCCGTGTTCAAAGGAGACCGGGGCGAATATACTGAAAACGACCACACCGACCCGGTCAACACCTACGGTAGATCAAAACTTGTCGGAGAGGCTTTGGCTGTAGAGAACCACCCGGCTCCACTCATTTTACGAACAAACATTTTCGGTCTGACAGGCCGTCCCGGCCAGGGACTTGCCCGATGGATTCTGGATCAAGGAAAAGCCAACAGATCATTCACGGGGTTCACGGACTCAACATTTACTCCTCTCCTCGTCAACTCCTTGGGAGAAGTGATCATGGAATGTCTGCAATCGGGTATTACAGGCATCCATCACGCCGCATCAGTTGACGCTATGAATAAATACAATTTTGCACGAGAATTGCTTCAGGAGTGGGGATATAACCCCACCCTTGTCAGACAAGGATTCATAAGCGACATTAATTTCACAGCGCCGCGGCCAACCAATTCCGCTCTTGACGGCAGCCGGTTGAACGCATTGCTTCATCGTAATACCGGCGTTTCCGTACAAACGAATATTCGCCGTATGCACGCTCTGGCACAGGCCGGGTTGACCGCAGAACTTGAAAACGCATTTCACCCATGA
- a CDS encoding class I SAM-dependent methyltransferase, which translates to MTTRNEQSVETQEQAFLSKAADGYFERNYSPDNEHEKLKDDRIIRLHESLPLAPPKRMLEIGCLTGFRCELFRQKFGTKAYGVDPSGNAIEHGQRLYPDIQLDVGVVTQMPQYSEPFDCVVLGNFLYWVDRQSLFNAAAAIDAVLADKGILYLVDFDMAYPHKQIYHHQNGIHTYKMPHFKMFDWHPHYYIVHQTYYLDSDHTFELPRHDCTQITVLRKDCDQGFAQAPEKEG; encoded by the coding sequence ATGACCACTCGCAACGAACAGTCTGTCGAGACACAGGAGCAGGCGTTCCTCTCCAAAGCCGCTGATGGATATTTCGAACGAAACTATTCTCCTGACAATGAACATGAGAAACTCAAGGACGATAGAATAATCCGACTCCACGAATCCCTCCCGCTGGCTCCACCGAAACGGATGCTTGAAATCGGCTGTCTTACGGGCTTTCGTTGTGAACTTTTCCGCCAAAAATTCGGGACTAAGGCATATGGAGTTGATCCGTCCGGCAATGCTATCGAGCACGGGCAAAGACTTTACCCCGACATCCAACTCGACGTGGGTGTCGTGACACAGATGCCCCAATACTCCGAACCGTTCGACTGCGTCGTATTAGGGAATTTCCTGTATTGGGTAGACAGACAAAGCCTGTTCAATGCCGCTGCTGCCATCGACGCAGTACTGGCTGATAAAGGCATTCTTTATCTCGTTGATTTTGACATGGCGTATCCACACAAGCAAATATACCACCATCAAAACGGAATACATACATACAAAATGCCTCACTTCAAGATGTTCGATTGGCATCCACACTACTACATAGTCCACCAGACATATTATCTGGATTCTGACCATACATTTGAATTGCCCCGGCATGACTGCACACAAATCACCGTCCTTCGCAAAGATTGCGACCAGGGGTTTGCACAAGCACCCGAGAAAGAAGGCTAG
- a CDS encoding radical SAM protein — protein sequence MFNHLVIDIAGRCNAHCKWCTTGRANVAGKPKGGFMEPDVLAEALDSMRKQKIISPEAIIFLYNWGEPFLHPKFEDIARVIAERGHQFVVSSNLSAYPKIKDKTILSHFRAIVASMPGFSQTSYDRQHGFSFEKIKQNITQMVSSYRANGFTGKVQIKYHVYQFNLNEAPALFEFAKELNICVQPTFATFADLGLYMDYLEGTLSRKEERKISKEMLLSGVAEKEMHLPEDYECPYYEALILNEKAEIVTCCMVTPEMEDFVIGSLANIPPDEISTRKRQQAVCERCIRLGVPELIAQRAYPLFLDEIDLSLALVPDNRPVVIWGAGVMAKRMAERLNSVGITDIQFIKDELTDAPTDLPENMIVGSSILADNENNNFFIVANEFVAPSVERLQELGYRNKKDYLVNTIAAHG from the coding sequence GTGTTTAATCATCTCGTCATAGATATCGCAGGCAGATGCAATGCTCACTGCAAATGGTGCACAACCGGTCGTGCTAATGTCGCCGGCAAACCCAAGGGCGGATTCATGGAACCGGACGTCCTGGCGGAAGCCCTTGATTCCATGCGCAAACAGAAAATCATATCGCCCGAAGCAATAATATTTCTCTACAACTGGGGTGAACCATTTTTGCATCCAAAATTCGAAGATATTGCCAGGGTCATTGCCGAACGCGGACACCAATTCGTAGTGAGTTCCAACCTCTCTGCCTACCCAAAAATCAAAGATAAAACCATTCTTTCCCACTTTCGGGCCATTGTCGCGTCAATGCCCGGATTCAGCCAAACGTCGTATGACCGCCAGCACGGTTTCTCTTTTGAAAAAATCAAACAAAACATCACCCAGATGGTTTCCTCTTACCGCGCAAATGGTTTTACAGGAAAGGTACAAATCAAATATCACGTCTACCAATTCAATCTGAACGAAGCACCTGCTCTGTTTGAGTTCGCCAAAGAATTGAACATCTGCGTACAGCCCACATTCGCTACATTCGCGGACCTTGGCCTTTACATGGATTATCTTGAAGGTACTCTTTCCAGGAAAGAAGAACGAAAGATATCAAAAGAGATGTTACTTTCAGGCGTTGCCGAAAAAGAGATGCATTTGCCCGAGGACTATGAATGCCCATATTATGAGGCCCTCATCCTCAATGAAAAGGCTGAAATTGTTACCTGTTGCATGGTCACTCCAGAGATGGAAGATTTCGTAATCGGAAGCCTTGCGAATATTCCCCCCGATGAAATAAGCACCCGCAAACGTCAACAAGCTGTGTGTGAACGCTGTATCAGACTTGGTGTCCCGGAACTGATAGCTCAAAGAGCGTACCCGCTTTTTCTCGATGAAATAGACCTCTCGCTCGCTCTCGTTCCTGACAACAGGCCCGTGGTTATATGGGGTGCTGGTGTCATGGCCAAACGTATGGCTGAGCGCCTGAACTCTGTGGGCATAACGGATATTCAGTTCATCAAAGATGAATTGACGGATGCGCCCACAGACCTACCAGAGAATATGATTGTTGGATCTTCGATTCTCGCCGACAACGAAAACAATAACTTTTTCATTGTTGCAAATGAGTTTGTCGCCCCCAGCGTCGAACGTCTGCAAGAGTTGGGTTACCGCAACAAAAAAGACTATCTCGTTAACACTATTGCAGCCCATGGTTAG
- a CDS encoding class I SAM-dependent methyltransferase: MMMMKKTNQADGFFYEDRDRITRHAANRILSIICPFINPTSVVDVGCGVGTWLSVSQEMGATKVLGFDEDYVDRDLLQIHNDDFISCDLNNKIPITQQFDLAISLEVAEHLHKNRAESFIAELTSASPYVLFSAAIPWQGGNGHKNEQWQSYWSDLFGRFGYSKVDCIRPLIWNDEDIPIWYKQNTLLYVNQSHFTHVEDLATRYKDTHTDVVHPGLYLLKAKRPLSVKLAFKLFRASLKHALFGR, from the coding sequence ATGATGATGATGAAAAAGACAAATCAAGCTGATGGTTTTTTTTATGAAGACAGAGACAGAATCACCCGCCATGCGGCAAATCGCATACTCTCAATAATTTGTCCTTTCATAAACCCGACATCTGTAGTCGACGTTGGCTGCGGAGTCGGGACATGGCTTTCTGTCAGTCAAGAAATGGGAGCGACTAAAGTCCTTGGATTTGACGAGGATTATGTCGACAGAGATCTCTTACAAATCCATAATGATGATTTTATCAGTTGTGATCTGAACAATAAAATCCCGATCACACAACAGTTTGATCTGGCGATATCCCTTGAAGTAGCTGAACATCTCCACAAAAATCGTGCTGAAAGCTTTATTGCCGAATTGACGAGCGCATCCCCGTATGTCCTTTTTTCTGCTGCCATTCCATGGCAGGGAGGGAATGGTCATAAAAATGAACAGTGGCAGAGCTATTGGTCAGATCTTTTCGGCAGGTTTGGATATTCAAAAGTCGATTGCATAAGACCTCTAATTTGGAATGATGAAGACATTCCAATTTGGTATAAACAAAACACCCTGCTATACGTAAACCAATCACATTTCACTCATGTAGAAGACCTCGCAACCCGTTACAAAGACACTCATACAGATGTGGTCCACCCAGGTCTGTACTTGTTGAAAGCGAAAAGGCCCCTCTCGGTAAAATTGGCATTCAAGCTCTTCAGGGCTTCCCTGAAGCATGCCCTGTTCGGGCGATAA
- a CDS encoding class I SAM-dependent methyltransferase, whose product MSDTTAGTLYEKYYESSASFFKYPNEFIVKGFYSFINRDPYAGPSVSTGRALDFAYGSGSNSVFLIQQGYETHGVEVASSAHQLLVENLRWHGLSEKLATPFVTIDEAWKKLPFEDNFFNLAIANHVLYYYFTPEAWNHVTSELFRCLAPGGMLLLSLMAPEHPTCVEATPLGDGIYQTPKGALAGQTFRGIKSLDEVKTLLPDFEEVSRGRMQEEWQGSGGQDIWLYCARKPLND is encoded by the coding sequence ATGTCTGATACTACAGCCGGAACTTTATACGAAAAGTATTATGAAAGCTCTGCCAGCTTTTTCAAATACCCCAATGAATTCATCGTCAAGGGGTTCTACTCTTTTATCAATCGGGACCCGTACGCTGGCCCTTCAGTTTCAACCGGACGAGCCTTGGACTTTGCATACGGAAGCGGCTCCAATTCCGTCTTCCTCATACAGCAAGGTTATGAGACCCATGGTGTGGAGGTGGCCTCAAGTGCCCATCAACTCTTGGTCGAGAACCTCCGTTGGCACGGCCTCTCGGAAAAACTGGCCACACCATTCGTAACCATTGACGAAGCATGGAAGAAACTGCCCTTTGAAGACAACTTCTTCAACCTGGCAATCGCCAACCATGTTCTCTACTATTATTTCACACCTGAAGCATGGAACCATGTTACTTCGGAGCTCTTCCGATGCCTTGCACCCGGCGGCATGCTTCTTCTGTCTCTCATGGCACCCGAGCACCCCACCTGTGTCGAAGCCACACCTCTCGGTGATGGGATATATCAAACACCAAAAGGGGCCCTGGCGGGCCAGACATTTCGCGGAATAAAGTCTCTTGACGAAGTAAAGACCTTGCTCCCCGACTTCGAGGAGGTATCCCGAGGTCGTATGCAAGAAGAGTGGCAGGGGTCCGGAGGACAGGACATCTGGTTGTATTGCGCCAGAAAGCCTTTAAACGACTAA
- a CDS encoding glycosyltransferase family 4 protein codes for MRIVIVCNQETPHIIQFLETFLEAGHTVGLVFLTPDSGSLLPPGAKTLWRSTHPLTSPLDVADSATTIADHVQPFMPDVLFAAPLDTAAYAAALMRCGPVVAVCMAYDILLNAEQNIQHMDAVKQSLSNAQRVLVDNRFLVDKVIAHGVNSPAHIACMPYGINLSRFAKAPHVTDRAIKLRTELGLGAEEKQDVLVVANRRHDPLYYPQTTLKGFAAALKECPQLFLHMAGSGSMTEELKALAATLDITDRVHFAGWLEQEDLPVSLAAADIYVSSSSVDGSSISMLQAMASGLPIITTDIPGNQEWVARSHCGMLTPVGDDTALAHALCSLAAMDPKERGRLGKAGQSLAENEADWKTNSKKILQLVHEAATCHQGGM; via the coding sequence ATGCGTATAGTCATTGTATGTAATCAGGAAACCCCCCACATCATCCAGTTTCTGGAAACATTTCTTGAAGCTGGACACACGGTAGGGCTTGTCTTTCTGACACCGGATTCAGGAAGCCTCCTGCCCCCAGGGGCAAAAACCCTCTGGCGCTCAACGCATCCGCTGACCTCTCCACTGGATGTGGCCGACTCCGCAACGACAATAGCCGATCATGTACAACCGTTCATGCCTGACGTTTTGTTTGCAGCACCGCTGGATACAGCTGCCTATGCTGCAGCCTTGATGCGTTGTGGGCCGGTGGTGGCAGTCTGCATGGCCTATGACATTCTCCTGAATGCAGAACAGAACATCCAGCACATGGATGCCGTGAAACAGAGTCTCTCCAATGCACAGCGAGTACTTGTAGACAACCGGTTCCTCGTGGACAAGGTCATAGCCCACGGCGTCAATTCTCCTGCACACATTGCCTGTATGCCCTACGGCATCAACCTGAGCCGATTTGCGAAGGCTCCACACGTGACGGATCGCGCTATAAAACTCCGTACCGAGTTGGGCCTCGGCGCAGAGGAGAAGCAAGATGTTTTAGTTGTCGCCAACAGGCGACATGACCCCCTGTATTATCCACAAACCACGCTCAAAGGATTTGCGGCTGCCCTCAAAGAATGCCCGCAACTGTTCCTTCATATGGCCGGTTCAGGGAGCATGACGGAAGAACTCAAAGCGCTTGCAGCCACCCTCGACATCACAGATCGGGTCCACTTTGCGGGTTGGCTGGAACAGGAAGATCTGCCTGTAAGCCTTGCGGCCGCTGACATATATGTCAGCAGTTCCAGTGTGGACGGCAGCTCCATCTCCATGTTGCAGGCCATGGCTTCCGGCCTCCCCATCATTACAACGGACATCCCCGGGAATCAGGAATGGGTCGCCCGGTCGCACTGCGGCATGTTGACTCCTGTGGGGGACGATACGGCATTGGCGCACGCACTCTGCTCTCTGGCTGCCATGGACCCGAAAGAACGTGGCCGGCTCGGAAAGGCCGGTCAATCTTTAGCTGAAAACGAAGCAGATTGGAAAACCAACTCAAAAAAGATCCTCCAACTTGTCCATGAAGCCGCAACCTGTCATCAAGGGGGCATGTAA
- a CDS encoding aminotransferase class III-fold pyridoxal phosphate-dependent enzyme: protein MMNHNLDMQKRAAATIPGMTQLLSKRPDQFSLGAWPGYFTKASGTTVWDMNNEPYLDMSLGGIGATILGYANPEVDKAVMETIRNGVATSLNCPEEVILAERLCDIHPWADMVRLTRSGGEAMAVAVRIARTATRRSRVAFCGYHGWHDWYLAANLQDDTLGEHLLHGLDAGGVPKELAGTALPFKYNKPNELDQIIDKTNGDLAAIVMEPIRSTPPEPGFLEHVAAQAKKCGAILIFDEISAGFRLGLGGSHKFITSITPDIAVFAKALGNGYPIAAVIGTQSVMSAAQNSFISSTNWTERIGPTAALATLNIMERDNPFDELSRLGRTIKQVWKHAAEANGLRISIGGMDPMAHFRFIKEHDICKALFVEAMLKQRILASALFYSMSAHTDQDIQRYAEASKPAFKHIAETMQSDNPAAYLTGAPAASGFTRLA from the coding sequence ATGATGAACCACAATCTCGATATGCAAAAACGGGCAGCCGCAACTATTCCGGGCATGACTCAACTCCTGTCAAAACGTCCGGACCAATTTTCACTTGGCGCATGGCCTGGCTACTTTACCAAAGCCAGTGGAACGACGGTATGGGACATGAACAACGAACCATATCTTGATATGAGCCTGGGAGGCATCGGTGCGACAATCCTTGGCTATGCAAACCCTGAAGTGGACAAGGCCGTCATGGAAACCATACGGAACGGCGTTGCAACAAGCCTCAACTGCCCGGAAGAAGTCATACTTGCCGAAAGGTTATGCGATATACATCCCTGGGCCGACATGGTTCGCCTGACTCGTTCCGGCGGGGAAGCCATGGCTGTCGCTGTACGCATCGCCCGTACTGCCACCCGCCGCAGCCGCGTCGCGTTTTGCGGCTATCACGGATGGCACGACTGGTATCTTGCCGCCAACCTCCAGGACGACACCTTGGGTGAACACCTGCTCCACGGCCTTGATGCGGGAGGAGTTCCCAAGGAGTTGGCCGGAACAGCGCTTCCTTTCAAGTACAACAAGCCGAATGAGCTTGATCAGATCATTGACAAAACCAATGGCGATCTTGCCGCCATCGTCATGGAACCTATCCGCAGCACTCCGCCGGAGCCAGGGTTTCTTGAACATGTTGCAGCACAGGCCAAAAAATGCGGCGCAATTTTGATCTTCGATGAAATATCTGCCGGTTTCCGCCTTGGACTCGGTGGCTCGCACAAGTTCATTACCTCGATCACTCCGGACATTGCCGTGTTCGCCAAGGCGCTGGGCAATGGTTACCCCATTGCCGCTGTCATAGGAACACAATCGGTCATGTCTGCCGCCCAGAATTCCTTCATAAGCAGCACCAACTGGACAGAACGAATCGGCCCTACCGCGGCACTCGCCACACTGAACATTATGGAGCGTGACAACCCCTTTGACGAATTGAGCAGACTCGGTCGAACCATCAAGCAGGTATGGAAGCATGCAGCCGAAGCAAACGGCCTGAGAATCTCAATAGGCGGCATGGACCCCATGGCGCATTTCCGATTCATCAAGGAGCACGATATCTGCAAAGCCCTTTTCGTCGAAGCCATGCTCAAACAACGCATACTTGCCAGCGCCCTGTTCTACTCCATGAGTGCACACACTGATCAGGATATCCAACGTTACGCCGAAGCATCCAAACCGGCTTTCAAACACATTGCCGAAACAATGCAATCCGACAACCCTGCTGCGTACTTGACGGGTGCCCCGGCGGCCAGCGGCTTTACTCGATTGGCGTAA